One window from the genome of Salisaeta longa DSM 21114 encodes:
- a CDS encoding M16 family metallopeptidase, whose amino-acid sequence MLSRFSKMARCCGLLLLILCLAPAAHAQSMMDQFADDVTTFTLDNGLTFVVIERHDAPVVSFHTYADVGSVNEPQGQTGIAHMFEHMAFKGTTSIGSKNIQKEMAALQRQADIYQELMAERAKGRLADSTRLRNLEEKFKAAREEAQSYVAGGAYENLLERNGVAGLNAYTSADATGYIYSLPANKLELFFALEADRFRNPVLREFYTERNVVMEERRQRTESNPIGRLLEETLAAAFKAHPYGAPTIGHMSDLQTISRTQAKQFYETYYVASNLTIGIAGDVNPEQVKALAQEYFGPMADKKPPLPVTTEEPKQLGERRVIIRESTQPFIIMGYHRGSMFSPDDPVYDILASVLSNGRTSRLYKQLVETGKALNAQAISSFPGDKYPSLFALFAVPNRGVSPDSVEQMVYDVLERIKTEGITQEELERAKTKARANLIQGLDSNSGLARAFSRMEALTGDWRNVFRRLDALQAVTAADVQRVAQDTFVRSNRTVGMIKSADDAAPTASAQ is encoded by the coding sequence ATGCTCTCTCGTTTTTCAAAGATGGCTCGCTGTTGCGGGCTGCTCCTGCTGATCCTTTGCCTCGCGCCCGCGGCCCACGCGCAGTCGATGATGGATCAGTTCGCAGACGATGTCACCACCTTCACCTTAGACAACGGCCTCACGTTTGTCGTCATCGAGCGGCACGACGCGCCGGTGGTCTCCTTCCATACCTACGCCGACGTGGGCTCGGTCAATGAGCCGCAGGGGCAAACCGGCATTGCGCACATGTTTGAGCACATGGCGTTTAAGGGGACAACGTCGATTGGGTCGAAGAATATCCAGAAGGAGATGGCCGCCCTGCAGCGCCAGGCCGACATCTACCAGGAGCTGATGGCTGAGCGCGCGAAGGGCCGCCTGGCCGACTCGACGCGTTTGCGCAACCTGGAGGAGAAATTCAAAGCGGCCCGCGAGGAGGCGCAGAGCTACGTGGCAGGCGGCGCGTACGAGAACCTCCTGGAGCGCAATGGCGTGGCGGGCCTCAACGCGTACACCAGCGCCGACGCCACCGGCTACATCTACAGCCTGCCCGCCAACAAGCTCGAACTCTTTTTTGCCCTGGAGGCCGATCGGTTTCGGAATCCGGTGCTGCGTGAGTTTTACACCGAGCGCAATGTCGTTATGGAGGAGCGCCGCCAGCGCACCGAATCGAATCCTATCGGGCGGCTCCTCGAAGAAACGCTCGCAGCGGCCTTCAAGGCGCATCCGTATGGCGCGCCCACCATTGGACACATGTCGGACCTGCAAACGATTTCCCGGACGCAGGCGAAGCAGTTTTACGAGACGTACTACGTGGCCAGCAACCTCACCATTGGCATTGCCGGCGACGTGAATCCGGAGCAGGTGAAAGCGCTGGCGCAGGAATACTTTGGCCCCATGGCCGACAAAAAGCCGCCCCTGCCGGTAACCACCGAAGAGCCAAAGCAACTTGGCGAACGCCGCGTTATCATCCGCGAGTCGACGCAGCCGTTCATCATCATGGGCTATCATCGCGGCAGCATGTTTAGCCCCGACGACCCGGTGTACGACATCCTCGCCTCGGTGCTTTCCAACGGACGCACAAGCCGCTTGTACAAGCAACTCGTAGAAACCGGGAAAGCCCTGAACGCTCAGGCTATCTCCAGCTTCCCCGGCGATAAGTATCCGTCGCTGTTTGCGCTCTTTGCAGTGCCCAACCGCGGCGTATCACCCGATAGCGTAGAGCAGATGGTGTACGACGTGCTGGAGCGCATCAAGACGGAAGGCATTACGCAGGAAGAGCTTGAACGCGCCAAGACAAAGGCGCGCGCCAACCTGATCCAGGGCCTCGACTCCAACAGCGGCCTCGCCCGTGCCTTCTCGCGCATGGAAGCCCTCACCGGCGACTGGCGCAACGTCTTCCGCCGGCTCGACGCCCTGCAAGCCGTTACCGCAGCGGATGTACAGCGCGTCGCGCAGGATACCTTTGTGCGCAGCAACCGCACGGTGGGCATGATTAAATCGGCCGATGACGCCGCGCCCACGGCGAGCGCCCAGTAA
- a CDS encoding TonB-dependent receptor family protein codes for MRPFVFALCFLGLCAANASAQQGTAPAPVDTQTVRLRPVIVRSTPFALTTRAAPFAVSVVERSAADLNTRAALALEDFAYGVPGVWISSREHYALGYRITMRGMGWRSQFGVRGVQIVMDGIPLTTADGQSVLNIVDPSFIRRMEVIRGPASTFWGNSSGGVVYLSTQPPADAAPLRFRQVVGSYGLSKTDVQLTPDVGPHTLSAYGSYLTQDGYRSHSSARLARAGATGRFVLGPQQSLRVMGAFSSMPEAESPGSIGQQAVRANPQQARDAFTAVDAGKTSMQGQVGATYTHHAALGTVRATGYGLFRDLENPLPFAYITVDRRGGGGRLTWERDLGAVGWGLGAAVKLQRDDRVEYGIGDDGQRLRDVRLVDQLETVRTLAAFGRGTYAMGRLQWSAGVRYDRLRFAATDRTAGRADTGARTFQALSPSVGVQLMLPQTRLYASVSTALETPTTTELGNRPDGGGGFNPTLQPARTVGLEVGAQGRAAPQRLRYDLTLFGMQVRNLLLPFQNANDETFFRNAGRARHLGVEAAVRWRLPHNVRWRTSYTYVRARLTSGTLADGTSITGNEVPGVPPHRWSGALAWTPPRPLHLSINYRLVHRYAVNSANTAANDGYTVFDVRASHPGLPLTDALLLQPFVEVNNVLGATYTDAVVVNAFGGRYYEPAAGRHWRAGLSLQLQ; via the coding sequence ATGAGACCTTTCGTTTTTGCGCTTTGCTTCTTGGGCCTTTGCGCTGCCAATGCCTCCGCACAGCAGGGTACCGCCCCGGCGCCCGTCGACACACAGACGGTGCGGCTCCGTCCGGTGATTGTACGCAGCACGCCGTTTGCCCTTACGACGCGGGCCGCGCCGTTTGCGGTGAGCGTGGTGGAGCGCTCGGCGGCCGACCTCAACACGCGGGCCGCGCTGGCATTGGAGGATTTTGCATATGGCGTACCGGGCGTGTGGATCAGCAGCCGCGAGCACTATGCCCTTGGCTATCGCATCACCATGCGGGGCATGGGCTGGCGCTCGCAGTTTGGTGTGCGTGGGGTGCAAATCGTCATGGACGGCATCCCCCTCACCACGGCCGATGGCCAGTCGGTGCTCAACATCGTCGATCCGTCGTTCATCCGGCGCATGGAGGTGATCCGCGGACCGGCCTCTACCTTTTGGGGAAATAGCAGCGGCGGGGTCGTCTATCTCTCCACCCAGCCGCCGGCCGATGCGGCGCCCCTTCGCTTCCGGCAGGTCGTAGGATCGTACGGCCTGTCCAAGACCGACGTGCAGCTCACGCCCGATGTGGGGCCGCACACGCTCTCGGCGTACGGCTCCTATCTGACGCAAGACGGCTACCGTTCCCACAGCTCGGCCCGTTTGGCCCGCGCGGGCGCTACCGGGCGCTTCGTGTTGGGTCCGCAGCAGTCGCTTCGCGTGATGGGCGCTTTTTCAAGCATGCCGGAGGCCGAGTCGCCCGGATCGATTGGCCAACAAGCCGTGCGCGCAAATCCGCAGCAAGCGCGTGACGCGTTTACGGCGGTGGACGCCGGCAAGACGTCGATGCAAGGCCAGGTGGGCGCCACGTACACGCATCATGCGGCCCTAGGCACGGTGCGCGCTACCGGCTACGGCCTCTTTCGGGACCTCGAAAACCCGCTGCCGTTTGCTTACATTACGGTCGACCGCCGCGGCGGCGGAGGCCGCCTCACCTGGGAGCGCGACCTGGGCGCGGTGGGCTGGGGACTGGGCGCGGCGGTTAAGCTCCAGCGCGACGACCGCGTGGAGTACGGCATTGGTGATGATGGACAGCGGCTGCGGGATGTGCGCTTGGTGGACCAGCTGGAGACGGTGCGCACCCTTGCGGCCTTTGGGCGGGGCACCTACGCCATGGGGCGCTTGCAATGGAGCGCGGGCGTGCGCTACGATCGCCTCCGCTTTGCTGCCACCGACCGCACCGCGGGCCGCGCAGATACCGGCGCGCGCACTTTTCAGGCGCTTAGCCCTTCGGTAGGCGTGCAGCTGATGCTGCCTCAAACGCGGCTGTATGCGAGCGTGAGCACGGCGCTTGAGACGCCCACCACCACCGAGCTGGGCAACCGGCCCGATGGCGGCGGCGGATTTAACCCGACGCTTCAGCCGGCCCGCACGGTTGGACTGGAAGTGGGCGCCCAGGGGCGGGCCGCCCCCCAACGCCTGCGCTACGATCTTACCCTGTTTGGCATGCAGGTGCGCAACCTCTTGCTGCCGTTTCAAAACGCAAACGATGAGACGTTTTTCCGCAACGCGGGCCGCGCGCGGCACCTGGGCGTGGAAGCAGCCGTGCGGTGGCGCCTGCCGCACAACGTCCGCTGGCGCACCAGCTACACGTACGTGCGGGCGCGCCTCACATCGGGCACGCTAGCCGACGGAACGTCGATCACCGGAAACGAGGTGCCCGGCGTACCGCCGCATCGCTGGAGCGGCGCCCTGGCGTGGACGCCCCCTCGCCCGCTGCATCTCAGCATCAACTACCGGCTGGTACACCGCTATGCCGTAAACAGCGCCAACACCGCAGCTAACGACGGATACACCGTCTTCGACGTGCGCGCCAGTCATCCCGGCCTGCCGCTCACCGATGCCCTGCTGCTCCAGCCCTTTGTGGAAGTCAACAACGTGCTCGGCGCCACCTACACCGACGCCGTGGTCGTGAACGCCTTTGGCGGACGGTACTACGAACCGGCGGCCGGACGACACTGGCGCGCAGGCCTCAGCCTGCAGCTTCAATGA
- a CDS encoding DUF493 domain-containing protein — protein sequence MQIIERENADNPDEWWDRFRELLDEENEWPTRYTFKFIAPAAHVDELKSVFGDHSLKVRASSKGNYLSVTAHLRVTSSDEVVTVYQEAGAIEGVIAL from the coding sequence ATGCAAATTATCGAACGAGAAAATGCGGACAATCCCGACGAGTGGTGGGACCGCTTTCGTGAACTTTTGGATGAGGAGAATGAATGGCCCACGCGGTACACGTTTAAGTTTATTGCGCCGGCGGCCCACGTCGACGAGCTGAAGTCGGTCTTTGGCGACCACTCGTTGAAAGTGCGGGCGTCGAGCAAGGGAAATTATTTGAGCGTAACCGCGCATTTGCGCGTGACATCCAGCGATGAGGTCGTTACTGTGTATCAAGAAGCAGGAGCAATTGAAGGCGTTATTGCGCTGTAA
- a CDS encoding sensor histidine kinase yields the protein MRDATGHSRSRQAAIIGLYLVLFAASDTLAFLFEVAPGVGTWYPSAGWNLALAFLLGWTAVPVLFLALLGSGLFIMEPGLPLPVLLAPDAWIALCYGAAGAWLQRTAPGADLLSVRGVQWLCLVAVVLPVLAGGGAIAGYFAAGVPGYTAATLNETFVHWWLGDAAAILTFMPLAVLGAAATLWRPTRRVRLRVPSLRATVFGIAEAAALGVGIYLAFFSVATGRFVLFWCVLPMLWIAVRHGLMHTIAALCVLNTSAALVLHYQQAIDQMMSVQLFMVAVSGTMLILGAVISERTRASRALRRAVDALRQRVSPSFAPDVERHKSTVIREAERLVALNEQVMEAGQALQEANVEKDRLLSVLSHDLKNPLIGISGLTEVLIDDDMPRDDELRTLSLMHQSSQQALALIDNLLAWARLQTGPLQLTPEVLNMRSVATRTIGLLESQASTKQLTLTNRIAADVRVRGDQFVVSTILRNILSNAVKYTPPGGDILLTAESTEACVRICVEDTGVGIAPKRLEALTTATERAPAYASARGTSGEHGTGLGLALCHLLAERAGGTVDIESTPGVGTTVTIALPRS from the coding sequence TTGAGAGATGCGACCGGCCATTCGCGCAGTCGGCAGGCTGCCATTATAGGACTTTATCTGGTGCTGTTTGCAGCATCAGATACGCTGGCGTTTTTGTTTGAAGTGGCTCCTGGTGTTGGTACATGGTACCCTTCGGCCGGGTGGAACTTGGCGCTGGCTTTCTTGCTGGGGTGGACGGCCGTGCCTGTTCTCTTTTTGGCTCTGCTTGGCAGTGGGCTCTTTATCATGGAGCCGGGGTTGCCGCTACCGGTGCTGCTGGCGCCCGACGCGTGGATTGCGCTGTGCTACGGGGCGGCCGGCGCATGGCTGCAGCGCACGGCGCCGGGCGCTGATCTGTTGTCGGTGCGCGGCGTTCAGTGGTTGTGTCTGGTGGCGGTTGTCCTTCCGGTGCTGGCCGGTGGGGGCGCCATTGCTGGATATTTTGCGGCCGGCGTGCCGGGCTACACGGCGGCCACGCTCAACGAAACGTTTGTGCACTGGTGGCTGGGGGACGCCGCCGCCATCCTCACGTTTATGCCGCTTGCCGTGCTAGGAGCCGCGGCTACCCTTTGGCGGCCCACACGCCGTGTCCGCCTGCGGGTGCCATCCCTTCGAGCCACCGTATTTGGCATAGCCGAGGCTGCAGCTCTGGGCGTGGGTATCTACCTTGCGTTCTTTTCGGTCGCTACAGGGCGGTTTGTGCTCTTTTGGTGCGTGCTCCCGATGCTTTGGATCGCCGTACGGCACGGCTTAATGCATACCATCGCGGCCCTGTGTGTGTTGAATACGAGCGCGGCGCTTGTGCTGCATTACCAGCAGGCCATCGATCAGATGATGTCGGTGCAACTGTTTATGGTGGCCGTCTCGGGGACGATGCTCATCCTCGGCGCCGTCATTTCTGAGCGCACGCGTGCATCCCGTGCGCTACGCCGGGCGGTAGACGCGCTGCGCCAGCGGGTCAGCCCATCGTTTGCGCCAGATGTTGAGCGCCACAAGAGCACGGTCATCCGGGAGGCCGAGCGGCTCGTGGCGCTCAATGAACAGGTGATGGAGGCGGGGCAGGCACTGCAAGAGGCCAACGTCGAAAAAGACCGGCTCCTCTCGGTGCTGTCACACGACCTCAAAAACCCTCTCATCGGCATTAGTGGGCTTACGGAGGTGCTGATCGATGACGACATGCCGCGGGATGACGAGCTGCGAACGCTATCGCTGATGCACCAGTCGTCGCAGCAAGCCCTCGCGCTCATCGACAATTTATTGGCGTGGGCCCGCCTGCAAACGGGGCCCCTACAGCTTACCCCCGAGGTGCTCAACATGCGTAGCGTGGCGACACGTACAATTGGGTTGCTAGAGAGCCAGGCGTCGACGAAGCAACTGACCCTCACCAACCGCATTGCAGCCGACGTGCGCGTGCGTGGCGATCAGTTCGTGGTAAGCACCATACTGCGCAACATCCTGTCGAATGCGGTGAAGTACACGCCGCCGGGGGGCGACATCTTGCTCACGGCGGAATCGACCGAAGCGTGTGTTCGGATATGCGTAGAAGATACCGGCGTGGGCATTGCACCGAAACGGCTCGAAGCGCTGACAACAGCCACCGAACGTGCGCCTGCGTACGCCTCGGCCCGGGGCACGTCTGGCGAGCACGGCACAGGGCTAGGGCTGGCGCTCTGCCACCTGCTGGCCGAGCGGGCCGGCGGCACGGTGGACATCGAGAGCACGCCTGGGGTGGGCACAACGGTTACCATCGCGCTGCCGCGATCGTGA
- the trpE gene encoding anthranilate synthase component I has protein sequence MTFDDFRDHATRAFEQGHERCIVPVHVRRSADLLTPVTAVLALREDASHTFLLESVEGGKKLARYSFLGRNPYRLVWATDNGHDVHVKEYRTPDAPLPEDATDGTIFAVMQRLIDRYHEVAVAELPRLTGGAVGYMGYDTVRCIEHLPDVPTDDLKLPDATWAFYDTVAAFDHVRNQLMLVAQTFLTPESDLRAAYDDAHARLEQLEADLKRTPPPPAPVDLPAEDLSSTFAQDDFESAVRAAKQHITDGDIFQVVLSQRFKTSFSGDRINLYRALRQVNPSPYLFYMEFGPFALVGSSPEVLVRVEDGQAEVLPIAGTRPRGETSEEDVALAEELLNDPKERAEHLMLVDLGRNDLGRVSRFGSVEVDRYAYIEQYSHVMHIVSSVVGQVDAAHGALDVLAACFPAGTVSGAPKVRAMEIIDAMEPTKRGIYAGAVGYINFDGSLDTCIAIRTMLTHNQTAYIQAGAGIVADSEPTAEYEETRNKAAALRKALHVAAEGLL, from the coding sequence ATGACGTTTGACGACTTCCGAGACCACGCGACGCGCGCCTTCGAACAGGGCCATGAGCGGTGCATCGTGCCGGTGCACGTACGCCGCAGCGCCGACTTGCTTACGCCTGTAACCGCCGTGCTGGCGCTTCGTGAGGACGCCTCGCACACCTTTCTACTGGAAAGCGTGGAGGGCGGCAAAAAGCTGGCGCGCTACTCCTTCTTGGGGCGCAACCCGTACCGCCTCGTGTGGGCCACCGACAACGGCCACGACGTGCACGTTAAGGAATACCGCACGCCCGACGCGCCCCTGCCCGAGGACGCGACCGACGGTACCATCTTTGCCGTCATGCAGCGCCTTATCGACCGGTACCACGAAGTGGCGGTTGCCGAGCTGCCGCGCCTTACGGGCGGCGCCGTGGGCTACATGGGCTACGACACGGTGCGCTGCATTGAGCACCTGCCCGACGTGCCCACCGACGACCTGAAGCTTCCGGATGCCACCTGGGCGTTCTACGACACCGTGGCTGCGTTCGATCATGTGCGCAACCAGTTGATGCTTGTGGCGCAGACGTTCCTCACGCCCGAGAGCGACCTGCGCGCGGCTTACGACGATGCCCACGCGCGCCTCGAGCAACTGGAAGCCGACCTCAAGCGCACCCCGCCGCCCCCGGCACCGGTCGATCTGCCCGCCGAAGATCTCTCGTCGACCTTTGCGCAAGACGATTTTGAGTCGGCGGTGCGCGCGGCCAAGCAGCACATCACCGATGGCGACATCTTTCAGGTGGTTCTTTCGCAGCGGTTTAAAACGTCGTTCTCGGGCGACCGCATCAACCTGTACCGCGCGCTGCGGCAGGTCAACCCGTCGCCGTACCTGTTCTACATGGAATTTGGGCCGTTCGCGCTGGTCGGCTCGTCGCCCGAAGTGCTTGTGCGCGTCGAGGACGGGCAGGCCGAGGTGCTGCCCATTGCGGGGACGCGCCCGCGCGGCGAGACGTCGGAAGAAGACGTTGCCCTGGCAGAGGAGCTCCTGAACGATCCCAAAGAGCGGGCCGAGCACCTGATGCTTGTGGACCTGGGCCGCAACGACCTGGGGCGCGTGAGCCGGTTTGGGTCGGTGGAGGTGGACCGCTACGCCTACATCGAGCAGTACTCGCACGTCATGCACATTGTGTCGTCGGTGGTGGGGCAGGTTGACGCGGCGCACGGCGCGCTGGATGTGCTGGCGGCATGCTTTCCGGCCGGTACCGTAAGCGGTGCGCCCAAGGTGCGCGCCATGGAAATCATTGACGCGATGGAGCCGACCAAGCGGGGCATCTACGCCGGTGCGGTGGGCTATATCAACTTCGATGGATCGCTCGACACGTGCATTGCCATCCGCACGATGCTCACCCACAACCAGACGGCGTACATTCAGGCCGGCGCGGGCATCGTGGCCGATAGCGAGCCCACGGCCGAGTACGAAGAAACCCGCAACAAGGCCGCGGCGCTGCGTAAGGCGCTGCACGTGGCGGCCGAAGGACTCCTGTAG
- a CDS encoding insulinase family protein: MKRFVLVCLALLLPAVATAQDQPIETVDYDVRDLEFPALRDFQAPEPTRVTLDNGLTVLLLEDHELPTISAAARIATGSVYAPADHAGLASITGTVLRTGGTQTISPDSLNLLLENVGAAVETGIGQTSGSAFMSTLSEHIDTVLPLFASVLIDPAFAEEKVSLAKRQQKSAISRRNDNAQQLAFRVFDKIVYGEDSPYARTPEYYTIDRISRADVIDFYNTYFHPNNVILSVWGDFETEAMVAKLREHFGDWPTKAGFEQPTPPTPTANRKASVSVVPRSDVNQSTVLIGHVGELQRDDADYPATIIMNEVLSGGFSGRLFQNVRKDKGLAYSVFGAYTAGYNRPGRFYAGVFTKSGTTVQAANAVLEEVKGMRTDKPTPEEISLAKDSYLNSFVFNFDTEREVLSRLMTYAYYDYPADFLQQTKNKLDAVTADDVQRVAQKYLYPGQSHILVVGNTADFSQDLSTLAPDGAVDTVDVSIPTEPPTAKADAPASAAAMKAGMTQLQAAQKALGGTAYANLQAMRIKQTQAVQSPAGEQKIEVSLLLNMADGTLRAERVLPNGMTVVAVDNGQTMKAKAPGRGVIEMPASMREQRRKQVWYSIPYLMANLDAQGLKAEALGEQTVEGTTYRAVKVTPPKADPMTLYLDPDTNRPMRITYTGMTRQGPMETTTVIDSYKQFGDVMVPAKLVTFRDGSKAATTETTAFVVNPDIAEGTFTLE, from the coding sequence ATGAAACGCTTCGTTCTTGTTTGTCTTGCGCTGTTGCTGCCTGCCGTGGCAACGGCCCAAGATCAACCCATTGAAACGGTTGACTACGATGTTCGCGACCTTGAATTTCCAGCGCTCCGCGACTTTCAAGCGCCCGAGCCTACCCGTGTAACGCTCGATAACGGCCTCACGGTGCTGCTGCTCGAAGATCACGAGTTGCCCACGATTAGTGCCGCCGCGCGCATTGCCACCGGGAGCGTGTACGCGCCGGCCGACCATGCCGGGCTCGCCTCCATCACGGGCACCGTGCTGCGTACCGGCGGCACGCAAACGATCTCGCCCGATTCCCTGAACCTGTTGCTTGAAAATGTGGGCGCCGCGGTAGAGACGGGCATCGGTCAAACCTCCGGATCTGCATTCATGTCGACCCTCAGCGAGCATATAGACACTGTGCTGCCGCTGTTTGCCAGCGTGCTCATCGATCCGGCCTTTGCGGAGGAGAAGGTATCACTGGCCAAGAGACAGCAAAAGTCGGCGATCTCGCGCCGCAACGACAACGCGCAGCAGCTGGCTTTCCGCGTGTTCGATAAGATTGTGTACGGCGAAGACAGTCCGTACGCCCGCACGCCGGAGTACTACACCATCGACCGCATCAGCCGCGCGGATGTCATCGATTTCTACAACACGTACTTCCACCCCAATAACGTCATTTTGAGCGTGTGGGGCGACTTTGAAACCGAAGCGATGGTGGCCAAGCTACGTGAGCACTTTGGCGATTGGCCCACAAAGGCAGGCTTCGAGCAGCCCACCCCACCGACGCCCACGGCCAACCGCAAGGCCTCGGTGAGTGTCGTGCCGCGATCTGATGTCAACCAAAGCACGGTGCTCATTGGGCACGTAGGGGAACTGCAGCGCGACGACGCCGACTACCCCGCCACCATCATCATGAATGAGGTGCTGAGCGGCGGCTTCTCGGGACGGCTGTTCCAGAATGTGCGGAAGGACAAAGGACTGGCCTATTCCGTCTTTGGCGCCTACACTGCCGGGTACAACCGGCCCGGGCGCTTTTACGCGGGCGTGTTTACCAAAAGCGGAACGACCGTGCAGGCCGCCAATGCCGTCTTGGAGGAGGTGAAGGGCATGCGCACAGACAAGCCCACGCCCGAGGAGATTAGCTTGGCGAAAGACAGCTACCTCAACTCGTTCGTGTTCAACTTCGACACCGAGCGCGAGGTGCTGTCCCGTCTCATGACGTATGCATACTATGACTACCCGGCCGACTTCCTCCAGCAGACCAAGAACAAGCTGGATGCGGTAACGGCCGACGACGTGCAACGCGTGGCGCAGAAGTACCTGTACCCGGGGCAGAGCCACATCCTTGTGGTGGGCAATACGGCCGACTTCTCGCAAGACCTGTCGACGCTCGCTCCCGATGGAGCGGTGGACACCGTAGACGTGTCGATCCCCACCGAGCCGCCTACTGCGAAGGCCGACGCCCCCGCCTCAGCGGCCGCGATGAAAGCGGGCATGACGCAGCTCCAGGCGGCCCAGAAGGCCCTGGGCGGCACCGCCTATGCTAACCTGCAGGCGATGCGCATCAAGCAGACGCAGGCCGTGCAGAGCCCTGCAGGCGAGCAGAAAATTGAGGTGTCGCTGCTGCTGAACATGGCCGATGGCACCCTGCGCGCCGAGCGTGTCTTGCCCAACGGCATGACCGTAGTGGCCGTCGACAACGGACAAACCATGAAGGCCAAGGCACCCGGCCGCGGCGTGATCGAGATGCCCGCGTCGATGCGCGAACAAAGGCGCAAGCAGGTATGGTACAGCATTCCGTACCTCATGGCCAACCTCGACGCGCAAGGCCTGAAGGCTGAGGCGCTCGGGGAGCAAACCGTTGAGGGCACCACGTACCGCGCTGTGAAGGTCACGCCCCCCAAGGCCGACCCCATGACGCTGTACCTCGACCCGGACACCAACCGGCCCATGCGTATCACCTACACGGGCATGACCCGACAAGGCCCCATGGAGACGACCACAGTCATTGACAGCTACAAGCAGTTCGGGGATGTGATGGTCCCCGCCAAGCTGGTCACTTTCCGCGACGGCTCGAAGGCCGCCACGACCGAAACCACCGCGTTTGTGGTGAACCCCGACATTGCGGAGGGCACCTTCACGCTAGAGTGA
- the trpS gene encoding tryptophan--tRNA ligase: protein MSDASPAASAAAADDAPAFPPVVVSGIQPSGKLHLGNYFGAIRQHIDLHTRHDAFYFIVNYHAMTSVQDAEALRHNTFDVALDYLALGFDPEEAALFVQSDVPEVTELMWMFFNLIPTSRLEKGVAYKDKVAQGLTPNAGLFNYPVLQAADILIYGGTLVPVGADQKQHIEVTRDIARWFNTTYAPADDPLFPEPEAHILDDVAVIPGTDGQKMSKSYGNTIGIFDEGATLKDKVYSIVTDSTPLDEPKDPTTCNVFALIKHVADPETAASIAQKYRAGGYGYGHAKGELLTLIDDYFAEARARRKELAQRPDYVMDVLRDGARKARAQIAPIMARARALTGIAYDGS, encoded by the coding sequence ATGTCTGACGCCTCCCCCGCTGCTTCCGCTGCCGCTGCTGACGACGCCCCGGCATTTCCGCCCGTGGTCGTCTCGGGCATTCAGCCCTCGGGCAAGCTCCACCTGGGCAACTACTTCGGCGCCATCCGCCAACACATCGATCTGCACACGCGGCACGATGCGTTCTACTTCATCGTGAACTACCACGCCATGACCTCGGTGCAGGATGCCGAGGCGCTGCGCCACAACACGTTCGATGTGGCGCTCGATTACCTGGCCCTCGGCTTCGATCCGGAGGAGGCGGCCCTTTTTGTGCAGAGCGACGTGCCGGAGGTGACCGAGCTGATGTGGATGTTCTTCAACCTGATCCCCACCAGCCGGCTGGAGAAGGGCGTGGCGTACAAAGACAAAGTGGCGCAGGGCCTAACGCCTAATGCGGGCTTGTTCAACTATCCGGTGCTGCAGGCGGCCGATATCCTCATCTACGGCGGTACGCTCGTGCCGGTGGGGGCCGATCAGAAGCAGCACATTGAAGTGACCCGCGACATTGCGCGCTGGTTTAACACCACCTACGCCCCGGCCGACGATCCGCTCTTTCCGGAGCCCGAGGCCCACATTTTGGACGACGTGGCGGTCATTCCCGGCACCGATGGCCAAAAGATGTCGAAGAGCTACGGCAACACCATCGGCATTTTTGACGAGGGCGCAACGCTAAAGGACAAGGTGTACAGCATCGTAACCGACTCGACGCCGCTCGACGAACCGAAAGATCCGACCACGTGTAACGTCTTTGCCCTCATCAAGCATGTGGCCGATCCGGAAACGGCGGCGAGCATTGCCCAGAAGTACCGGGCCGGCGGCTACGGCTATGGCCACGCCAAGGGCGAATTGCTGACGCTCATTGACGACTACTTCGCGGAGGCGCGCGCCCGCCGGAAGGAACTGGCGCAGCGTCCCGATTACGTGATGGATGTGCTGCGCGACGGCGCCCGCAAGGCCCGCGCGCAAATCGCGCCCATCATGGCCCGCGCCCGTGCCCTCACCGGCATTGCGTACGATGGGTCCTAA